The Solea senegalensis isolate Sse05_10M linkage group LG12, IFAPA_SoseM_1, whole genome shotgun sequence DNA segment attttggacgacatactatactatgacttttttgaccgagtttggacgacatactatactatgacatttttgacagattttgcacgacatactatagtatgacttttttgtcatattttggacaacatactatactatggcgtttttgacagattttgcatgacatactatagtatgacttttttgtcatattttggacgacatactatactatgacttttttgacagattttgcacaacatactatagtatgactttttgtcatattttggacgacatactatactatgactttttgactgattttacgacatactatagtatgacttttttgtcatattttggacgacatactatgcaATGActcttttgtcatattttggacgacatactatgctatgactctttgtcatattttggacgacaaactatactatgacgtttctgactgattttggatgacatactatatactatgacttttttgacgaattttggaagacatactatactatggtgtttttgactgattttggacgacatactatactatgacttttttgaccgattttggacgacatactatattatggtGTTTTTGACATAATTCGGgggacatactatagtataacttttctgaccgattttggacgatatagtatagtatgacttttttgaatcaCTTTGGACAACGTAATAtaactatgtcttttttgtcacgttttagacgacatactaaacttgacttgaaaatgacttttttgtgatttttataaaAACTGGCATTACAGATTGTTGTCTTTATCACTCAATAAATCTAAATCAAATTGCATGTGATAACtacaaatgtacagtttttataACAAATATATACAGAGTATATGACAATCTGGGCAAAATTTGGCATACTGTAGTCATTATTAAGCTATTCCTCAATGTCCTGTTAACTATTgtttgtataattattattagtttccAAACactgtttaattttctatttttaaggTGAGTGGTTGTCCACATACCAGACTTGCAACATTTCAAACTCACCTGTTCAAATCAGAATACTCTCTATAATTTCCTCTAAAACTTTGGCCTgctgttttaaagttttatattATCTTTCTTATTTTCCTTAAAGGAAAGGTGCGTGTCAATAAAATGtagcattattatcattattattattattattgttcgtTAAAATTACAGAATGTGcatcattttgcacattttgttaGAGATAAAAGATAAATGGGTTGAATTGACACCATACACTCTGGCATGTGTTACGGCTCCCTTGTTATTGTGAGTGAGAGAAACGTGATACTGATCCTCACACTTGATTTGGCAAAGGATTTCTGTCCTCCTTATGCAACTCTACCCCTTTATCTCGGCTTGGGATCGCGTTAAAAAGTGATACCGTTACTTGACCATATTCATGAATGATAAATAAACGCTGTGTCCACTGACAAGAgtaaaaaataatccacagtaTTTGATAGAAAACTGACTACAAGACGTTTTACATAATGCAGAATGGATTCATGGCTTGTCTGGTGGAATAATCGTGGACATGGATGAGtactaaaataatgtttaaaaccaTGTGGTTAATCTGACCGATCATATCTCACCTTTAAAAGATAAAGTGAATAaccttcatttgaaaaacaaaggtGCCCTGCAGTTTTGCAAAAAGTTGCAAACCAACAAACTGTTACTGTTCAGTTTTTTAAGATAACTAAAAAAGTACTAATGatataagtatataaatatgGATAGATTCAACTATAATATACCTGCAGGAGACATTGTTGTGTATGAGAtgctttttatcattatttaatgaaatgtattattaatagcAACAGCACACAGATGTAACCAGCCGTAGCCTTGCAGTCGATGACtgccagccatttcctcctccgcTAAAGAGATGATTTCATTCAAGTCTGTCATTCTTTCTTTAATACAGACTCAGTTTCTTGCATAATCTTTTCAACGTCCTGATGCTAATGATAATGTGGTGCTGCTGATAAGATGAAGTATTTCCTTGTCTGTGAAGATCAAACCAAAATATAACTTCACAAAACGCTCTGCGTTCCTCATCTTGGCGCAGGtttgcagctgatcatctgagacTTTGCTTGaaaataattatgactttatgattataatattacgactttattctcgaaagattaaaaacattttttcttcagtttgactAATAATCGTAATTTCTTCATCATTAATGTgaatttcatttgttcactctcATATTTCTTATTCAATGCCAATAAAAGGagacttttttgacatttaataatTAGTTTGTAATTTAGTTTCTTCACATagtaacaaatgtaaaaaaaatatatataatgtgcaTCTCTTATGAAATGAAACATTGTCTAATTATGATAATTGACTCTCCATATATGCAATGCAATTTCTAGCTTTACTTTCACAGCAGGGTACTTTTCATATCAGACTGTGTACATGTTAGTATTTGCAcgttttattaaataaatacatattaaaatagGATTGTGAACATCATCATAATAAATAgtttaatgatttaattcaattttacCATTTAAGTGCACAGTGcattcatattatttaaaattgaaaagtgcagtaaatcatgtaaaatgtataatttatacatttcacacaaataTAAAGATGGTCCTGTAAAAATATCCGTGCAACAGACTGTGTACATTTTCACAAAGAGTCATTTCTCAGATCTGGACTTTGTTCAGGTGATGCACTGGATGGTGTTGAGTTTTCGCTTCCCATCCCTGACTCTGATGTGTTGTCCGCTCCTGAACTTAGGTGTGTATCTGGCAGAGGTAGCTCGTCCTCAAATGCAGGATTGTTCAGCCCCTGCCTGTGTCTCCTCTGAACCTCCTCAAAGATCTGAAGGACCTTCATTCAGCAGTCAAATAAAGGCCAAACAGCTTTAGTGtgagtgacaaataaaaatgaataaaaagaatcTGTTTgcgcagcacaatgcatttaTATTACCTTGGATTTCGGAATGAGGCCCACTCTGAAGAAACCAATATGTCCTGTTTCAATCTTAGTGCAGTCAACCACAGTAGATGCAATGTTCTCTGGGGAGGGGCCGTCACATAAAACACCATCCACCTGGCCAAGCAGAATGCACATGTAGTTTattggaggaaaaataaaaacactagtttattttgtatttaataaaaGTCAATTACGATCGTAACCTTGTCTCCCAGTTTGGCGTAAACCTGGTTGTGGTGAGTTGTGTCTGCCTCGCCTGTGGGGTTGGCTGAGGTTACTGCAATGGGCCccacctgcaaaaaaaacagttgtattCACAACTTTGCAAGTTGGACTCACACACAGGGAGGTGTTTCTCATACGCGGCTTATACCAGATGCATGAGGTGGGTGGCCACAGCACAGTCAGGGTTTCTGATAGCAATGCTTTGTGGAGTTCCTATGTGTTTGGCAGCATCTTCCAAACCGAGAATGTCCATCCATGGACCTGCAGAAGACAATGTATTAGTATAATGCTTTAAGTACGCATTATGAGAtttcatacacactcacacacacatattgaaaCACTGCAAAATATACACTTACCTCTGGGTATAACCATGCTGATGGAGGAGGGCCACGCCGCCTCCATGAAGTCCAGCAGCAAAGGGCTGAGCAGGTGCCGCACTGGCTCCAGCTGCTTGATGGAGGAGATCCACATGGACATGGGTCGGTCCTGTGCCTGCTTCTTCACCCTGAAATCAAACACATCGAGATTTGATGAAACGGCTCCACAGTTGTACGCAGACAACACCACGCTCgttaatataaaaaaactcaCTTGAAAGCTTTGACAACGGCATCGGGCCTGTTGCAAGCTGCCACCAGCACATAGACGGTGTCAGTGGGCATTCCACATATGCCAccatttttcatgatttctACACACAGaataagaagacaaaagaagTCTCACACCAAGTCCATACACAAACGTTTATTTTAGAAATGAAACATGACTGTTGGTTATAGCTCACCTGCAATCTGCTGGACGGATGAGACCTTGCGTGCCGGTACATGTGGACAAATATTGTTGCCTCCCCCAACACCACTCAGCTTGACTAAAGGTTTCCCTAAGGGGATCTGGGGGGACTGGAAGGTACCGTTGAAAATGTGTCCcaggaaacaataaaaactgatgAGACCAAAGATGATGGTGACGCCTATGTCATAACCATAGGGCAGCGCACCCACTGCGTCCAGCAGGAAGCTAATGAGGATGAGCTGGAAGGTGAAGGCATAGGCAAACCAGGCGACATTGAGAAACAGTGCCGCAGCTGTCACTAAAAAGTTAAAGAGCATGAAGCTAATGACCCCGACAGCCACGCTAAAACCTCTGGTTTCGCCGTACAGGCCACCGTATCGAGTCAACCCCCACACTGTCCACATCACGCCGTAGAGAATAAAAACTGTGCTCTCAAAGGTTTTTCCCCGAGCAAAAGCTACTGAGCCACAGAGCAGCTGGAGTGCCCCGCCAGCCACCACCACCCAGGGCAGAACCAGCACAGACAGAGGATTTCTGTCCCCGACTGTGGCGGTGACAGCAAAAGCAGCCAACACATTGCACGCATGGCCTAACACctctgcatctgcatatttggaGTAGCCCAGGTGGGGAGTGTGCAGCTCTTTATCATGCACTCTGAGCGTAAGACCCTGCATTCTGTTTACTAAAGCCTTGAAATAGCCTCGTCCTGTGGGAATCATGGTAGCGGAGAGCATGTTAAATGTGGTAATTAAAAGCATGATGGCAGAGGCTACAAATATAGCTGCTTGTACACCCTGAGTGCCTCCTTGGTGGAAACCTTGAGGCTGGACTGCAATGGCAATACAATATGCTGCAAAGAATAACTGGTACAGTCCCTCCAGCAAGCTCTTCTGACAGCTGAACAGAGCCAGAATGAAGAAAAGCACAGAGAAGACAACAGGGAATGGAACAGGGGACAAAGGCTGAATTGAGTAGAATGACAAGAGAGCGCAGTAACCCTCTGCAAATTTTAAAAGAGCTGTGAAGCCATAAAAAGTGGCAGCCAGTGTGTCCA contains these protein-coding regions:
- the si:ch211-153b23.4 gene encoding uncharacterized protein si:ch211-153b23.4; its protein translation is MQLYKSAASRSHGSTSTTMTACHSLHVSVGILGISGGSLLLLVNNYASSPDKDFISHTALGILLLIIAALLAYAGVCRSLSHVQLFSSLCLTVSGLWCGSGLVYVLVGQEVLPATELRSSLVPGLAAFTVALLIIGSVALLVKKAVLSVIALGISLACAHQIAGLSAAGFGQSATAANYLLVCVVGVYFGFGRLLSTITHGKVEPPGTGLKGKAELKSEHNHGCNDAVAVGVVMNLLSASVLACPLLGVVPRLSTGHVPWLWTAGVFQIGMCVLFYRAMDTLAATFYGFTALLKFAEGYCALLSFYSIQPLSPVPFPVVFSVLFFILALFSCQKSLLEGLYQLFFAAYCIAIAVQPQGFHQGGTQGVQAAIFVASAIMLLITTFNMLSATMIPTGRGYFKALVNRMQGLTLRVHDKELHTPHLGYSKYADAEVLGHACNVLAAFAVTATVGDRNPLSVLVLPWVVVAGGALQLLCGSVAFARGKTFESTVFILYGVMWTVWGLTRYGGLYGETRGFSVAVGVISFMLFNFLVTAAALFLNVAWFAYAFTFQLILISFLLDAVGALPYGYDIGVTIIFGLISFYCFLGHIFNGTFQSPQIPLGKPLVKLSGVGGGNNICPHVPARKVSSVQQIAEIMKNGGICGMPTDTVYVLVAACNRPDAVVKAFKVKKQAQDRPMSMWISSIKQLEPVRHLLSPLLLDFMEAAWPSSISMVIPRGPWMDILGLEDAAKHIGTPQSIAIRNPDCAVATHLMHLVGPIAVTSANPTGEADTTHHNQVYAKLGDKVDGVLCDGPSPENIASTVVDCTKIETGHIGFFRVGLIPKSKVLQIFEEVQRRHRQGLNNPAFEDELPLPDTHLSSGADNTSESGMGSENSTPSSASPEQSPDLRNDSL